From Synechococcus sp. A10-1-5-1, a single genomic window includes:
- the sir gene encoding sulfite reductase, ferredoxin dependent translates to MATGAERTKFEQLKADSGYLKDPLAAELQNDLSHFSDGAVQLLKFHGSYQQDNRENRQKGQDKDWQMMLRLRSPAGRISTGLYLAMDELADRLGNGTLRATTRQAFQMHGIRKENLKEVIGTILRSMGSTLAACGDINRNVMAPAAPFEKGGYPAARQLANDIADVLSPQAAEGSYLDLWVDGDLSYRIKPSRPVKKARERQQDGGVFSGDANEPLYGTTYLPRKFKVAVTVPGDNSVDLLTQDIGLVAFADANGELRGCNVYVGGGMGRTHNKEETFARTADPLGYVAAEHIFDLVQAILALQRDHGDRNNRRHARLKYLIHDQGIRWFKQELQGKYFSQPIKRMRLEPKAKLEDYLGWHRISAGKWFIGIPLLCGRLSGDLKRGLRQLVETYQLEIRLTPNQDLLLCNIGTSQRSAVKDALAALGVETPEAPDLLARHAIACPALPLCGLAVTEAERILPNVLDRLDAQLRRLEIEKSILVRMTGCPNGCARPYMAELGLVGDGVNQYQLWLGGTPNLSRLAQPYLERMPLEKLETTIEPLLKGWKAAGGRRSFGDYVAKLGSESVKELVNSTL, encoded by the coding sequence ATCGCCACAGGCGCTGAACGCACCAAGTTTGAACAGCTCAAGGCGGACAGCGGGTACCTGAAGGACCCACTGGCCGCTGAGCTTCAAAACGACCTCAGCCACTTCAGCGATGGGGCTGTTCAACTGCTGAAGTTCCACGGCAGCTACCAACAGGACAACCGCGAGAACCGCCAAAAGGGTCAAGACAAGGATTGGCAGATGATGCTGCGGCTGCGCAGCCCTGCGGGACGGATCTCGACTGGCCTGTATCTGGCCATGGATGAGCTAGCGGATCGCCTCGGGAACGGAACCCTGCGGGCCACCACCCGCCAGGCCTTTCAGATGCATGGCATCCGGAAAGAGAACCTCAAAGAGGTGATCGGGACGATCCTGCGCTCCATGGGATCAACCTTGGCGGCCTGCGGGGATATCAACCGCAACGTCATGGCACCAGCGGCCCCCTTTGAAAAGGGCGGCTACCCAGCGGCCCGCCAGTTGGCCAATGACATTGCCGACGTCCTCAGCCCTCAAGCTGCGGAGGGCAGCTATCTCGACCTCTGGGTCGACGGTGATCTGAGTTACCGGATCAAGCCCAGTCGCCCCGTCAAAAAGGCCCGGGAACGTCAGCAGGATGGCGGGGTGTTCAGCGGTGACGCGAACGAACCTCTCTACGGAACGACCTACCTACCTCGCAAGTTCAAGGTGGCCGTCACGGTTCCCGGCGACAACTCCGTTGATCTCCTGACCCAAGACATTGGGCTGGTGGCCTTTGCCGATGCCAATGGCGAACTCAGAGGCTGCAACGTGTATGTCGGTGGAGGCATGGGCCGCACCCACAACAAAGAAGAGACCTTCGCCCGGACTGCCGATCCGCTGGGCTACGTGGCAGCGGAACACATCTTTGATCTCGTTCAGGCGATCCTCGCGTTGCAACGCGACCACGGCGACCGCAACAACCGGCGCCACGCACGTTTGAAATATCTGATTCATGACCAGGGGATCCGCTGGTTCAAGCAGGAGCTCCAAGGCAAGTACTTCTCGCAACCGATCAAAAGGATGCGACTCGAGCCCAAAGCCAAGCTGGAGGACTATCTCGGCTGGCACCGGATCAGTGCCGGGAAATGGTTCATCGGTATTCCGCTGCTATGTGGGCGCCTCTCCGGTGATCTCAAGCGCGGCTTGCGCCAGCTGGTTGAGACCTATCAGCTGGAGATTCGGCTGACCCCCAACCAGGACTTACTGCTCTGCAACATCGGCACCTCCCAACGGTCCGCCGTGAAAGACGCTCTGGCGGCGTTGGGCGTTGAGACCCCCGAAGCACCAGATCTGCTGGCCCGCCATGCCATTGCCTGTCCCGCTCTTCCGCTTTGTGGGCTCGCGGTAACCGAAGCGGAGCGAATCCTTCCCAATGTGTTGGATCGTCTCGATGCGCAATTGCGTCGCCTGGAGATCGAGAAATCAATTCTTGTTCGCATGACCGGCTGCCCCAACGGATGTGCCCGTCCCTACATGGCGGAGTTGGGTCTGGTGGGTGACGGTGTCAATCAGTACCAGCTCTGGCTGGGGGGTACCCCCAATTTGAGTCGCCTTGCGCAGCCCTACCTCGAGCGCATGCCCCTCGAGAAGTTGGAGACCACAATCGAACCACTCCTCAAAGGCTGGAAGGCTGCCGGTGGTCGCCGCAGCTTCGGCGACTACGTCGCCAAGCTGGGCAGCGAGTCAGTGAAAGAGCTGGTCAACTCAACCCTCTGA